One region of Salvelinus namaycush isolate Seneca chromosome 3, SaNama_1.0, whole genome shotgun sequence genomic DNA includes:
- the LOC120045131 gene encoding rho-related GTP-binding protein RhoG-like produces MQTIKCVVVGDGAVGKTCLLISYTTNAFPEEYIPTVFDNYSAQISVDGRAISLNLWDTAGQEEYDRLRTLSYPQTNVFIICFSIGSPSSHANVRHKWHPEVSHHCPGVPVLLVGTKQDLRGDTEAVKKLKEHGLTPTTQQQGNALAKQIGAVKYLECSALMQEGVREVFAEAVRAVLYPVTKKNDKKCVLL; encoded by the coding sequence ATGCAGACCATaaagtgtgtggtggtgggtgaTGGCGCTGTGGGTAAGACTTGCCTGCTCATCTCCTACACGACCAACGCCTTCCCAGAGGAGTACATCCCCACCGTGTTCGACAACTACAGCGCCCAGATAAGTGTGGACGGCCGCGCCATCAGCCTCAACCTTTGGGACACGGCAGGCCAGGAGGAATACGACCGACTGCGCACCCTCTCCTACCCCCAGACCAACGTCTTCATCATCTGCTTCTCCATCGGCAGCCCCTCCTCTCATGCCAACGTACGGCACAAGTGGCACCCAGAGGTATCCCACCACTGCCCCGGAGTTCCAGTGCTGCTGGTGGGCACCAAGCAGGATCTGCGTGGAGATACGGAGGCGGTAAAGAAGTTGAAGGAGCACGGCCTGACCCCCACCACCCAACAGCAGGGCAATGCCTTAGCCAAGCAGATTGGTGCTGTCAAATACCTGGAGTGCTCAGCTCTGATGCAGGAAGGCGTGAGGGAGGTGTTCGCAGAGGCTGTGCGAGCTGTGCTCTACCCCGTTACCAAGAAGAATGACAAGAAGTGTGTTCTGTTATAA